Proteins encoded in a region of the Panthera uncia isolate 11264 chromosome B2 unlocalized genomic scaffold, Puncia_PCG_1.0 HiC_scaffold_24, whole genome shotgun sequence genome:
- the CASP8AP2 gene encoding CASP8-associated protein 2 isoform X1, whose amino-acid sequence MAADDDNGDGTSLFDVFSASPLKNNDEGSLDIYAGLDSAVSDSASKSCVPSRNCLDLYEEILTEEGTAKEATYNDLQVEYGKCQLQMKELMKKFKEIQTQNFSLKNENQSLKKNISALIKTARVEINRKDEEINNLHQRLSEFSHFRNNHKTLRTPDIVKTKDLKSRSPHLDDCAKTDLRVKSDVSKDVHHSTSLPNPEKEGKSHCEKKSTLYLSPFTEKHCNNGIWSRSHYQVGESISNEDNRRGRKDIRHSQYSRGTDRIRKDLNSSCGDSESRNTEASQRLQGRPEKYGKGEPKAESKNSKFKSNTDMDYKNEHINSWEKETFRERSYTRVESQSDKKLERQSERSQTINRKELKSQDKEERKVDQKPKSVVKDQDHWRRSERPSLTHSKNEIKSHNSSKYHLEERRGREDCKRDRGVSNHSFQEGRCPSFFSSSRTHKHTDSKEFDAVHQWENTPLRAERHRTEDKRKRERESKEENRHIRNEKRTPTEHLQKTSKETKKTTTNLKRQNEPKSDKGEVSNNEVSEGADNKEPAIKADSGPNETKNKDLKLSFMEKLNLTLSPAKKQPVSQDNHPKITNIPKSSGICDLECLVQATTVTCVSSVSEHTAEETKSKLLEPKDALAVASEPRTSNPERKMEGESVLVKSVENTMGCDVPICGTETPFSAPVEMEQTESLFPSSTEMEQTINGAREAVPVVMDILQTNVSQNFGLELDTKRNVDLNSCSVSEGMEMKEPSATKVAESSDSILQPSVEETEILPVALSEDGNPKFEPSLVDTPLDESKSCHLEPCSPKETQESSLQQSAIVDNRMEIGETNSVYNDDENSVLSIDLNHLRPIPEAISPLNSPVRPVAKVLRLESPSQVSLCNNSHKDIFPSDSAQSTSKSKSDLNKENQKPVCKSDKFTDADYHKNSSLDELEEGEIISDSEKSKPQESFEKSAKPRTSTEVQNAKSNPGSRKSTMHLGKDSRKTSIKIHQTKSRWNNNRQSESSRSSKTERKDKTMSTSSLEKIVPIIAAPSSVREIMHMLRMIRKHVRKNYMKFKVKFSLIQFHRIIESAILSFTSLIKHLDLSKISKSVTTLQNNLCDVIESKLKQVKKNGIVDRLFEQQLPDMKKKLWKFVEEQLDYLFGKLKKILGKFCDSINFGSDSDEGKREKINKEKAQYSNCQKGNVDNSSKEMLKEKSPKSEDSVNHKSALGCKKSEEKPQDNFSINTVKRDIKKSSNTCFDNIKNSQSEEHSLEPNCPSIPKPGKMEGSTIEDAQTSQHAALKPERSFEILTEQQASSLTFNLVSDAQMGEIFKSLLQGSDLLDNSVNCNEKSEWELKTPEKQLLESLKCESIPTCTTDELVSGVVSPCPKMISDDNWSLLSSEKGPSLSSGLSLPVHPDVLDESCMFEVSTNIALSKDNGCSSEKSKPCISSILLEDLAVSLTVPSPLKSDGHLSFLKPEVLSSSTPEEVISAHFSEDALLEEEDASEQDIHLALESDNSSSKSSCSSSWTSRSVTPGFQYHPNLPMHAVIMEKSNDHFIVKIRRAAPSTSPSLKQNMVADESLASLPRVEKEADKAVEKEYVSCQNEVFKSVEELNSNNNVDSSKSAPEEQDCMIQTQVPDIYEFLKDASGKVSHGNEVADECFKLHQVWEPKVPESIEELPPMEEISHSVEDQLPDTYIDLTKDTVTETKNLGEFIEVTVLNIDQLGCSEGNLDQNAQILDDMQPDTVDAFIDLTQEVSSESKNESNHPALGVERLECQVICVDEDNSKEGKVQVANGPLECIVEEACIDLTSEPPSSCEVKKDDLKPESASNSDSSVLPGTLDNAPKKRKKLSDLNHSHKKQRKETDLTSREKTKKITHDSAENGEAHRKKASKKKAPAVTKDPSSLKSSPGIEELSATATSPISLSAKNVIKKKGEIIVLWTRNDDREILLECQKRGPSLKTFSYLAAKLNKNPYQVSERFQQLMKLFEKSKCSRY is encoded by the exons aCAGTGCTTCCAAATCGTGTGTACCATCCAGAAATTGTTTGGATTTATATGAAGAAATCCTGACTGAAGAAGGAACTGCAAAGGAGGCAACATATAATGAT TTGCAAGTAGAATATGGTAAATGTCAGCTGCAAATGAAAGAGCTGATGAAAAAGTTTAAGGAAATACAGACACAG aatttcagcttaaaaaatgaaaaccagtcTCTTAAGAAGAATATTTCAGCACTTATCAAAACTGCTAGAGTGGAAATAAATCGCaaggatgaagaaataaataatcttcaCCAAAG ACTGTCTGAGTTCTCACATTTTCGAAATAATCACAAAACTCTAAGGACACCAGATATAGTTAAAACAAAAGATCTTAAATCCAGATCTCCCCATTTGGATGATTGTGCAAAGACTGATCTCAGAGTGAAAAGTGATGTTTCTAAAGATGTACATCATAGCACTTCACTGCCAAATCccgaaaaggaaggaaaatcacaTTGTGAAAAAAAGAGCACTTTGTATTTGTCTCCATTTACTGAAAAACACTGCAACAATGGCATTTGGTCACGTTCCCATTATCAGGTTGGTGAGAGTATCTCAAATGAGGATaatagaagagggagaaaagatatTAGACATAGCCAATATAGCAGAGGAACGGATAGAATACGGAAAGACTTAAATTCTAGTTGTGGTGATAGTGAATCAAGGAACACAGAGGCTAGTCAAAGGCTACAAGGACGTCCTGAGAAATATGGTAAAGGTGAACCAAAGGCTGAAAGTAAAAATTCAAAGTTTAAAAGTAATACAGATATGgattataaaaatgaacacattaacTCTTGGGAAAAAGAGACCTTTAGAGAAAGGTCATATACTCGAGTAGAATCTCAAAGTGACAAAAAACTAGAAAGACAAAGTGAAAGATCACAaactataaatagaaaagaacttaagtctcaagacaaagaagaaaggaaagttgaTCAGAAACCTAAATCCGTAGTAAAAGACCAGGATCATTGGAGAAGATCTGAACGACCATCACTTACTCATtccaagaatgaaataaaatctcaTAATTCAAGTAAATACCAtctagaagagagaagaggaagggaagattgTAAAAGAGATAGGGGTGTAAGTAATCATAGCTTTCAAGAAGGAAGATGTCCATCCTTTTTTTCATCCAGCAGAACTCATAAACACACTGACTCCAAAGAATTTGATGCTGTGCACCAGTGGGAAAATACACCTTTAAGAGCAGAACGGCATAGGACTGAAGATAAGAGGAAAAGAGAAcgagaaagcaaagaagaaaataggcatataagaaatgaaaaaagaacaccTACAGAACATTTGCAGAAGACTagcaaagaaactaagaaaaccaCTACGAATttaaagagacagaatgagcCCAAAAGTGATAAAGGTGAAGTCTCTAACAATGAGGTTTCTGAAGGAGCGGATAATAAAGAGCCTGCAATTAAAGCTGACAGTGgtccaaatgaaacaaaaaacaaagacttaaAGTTGAGTTTTATGGAAAAATTGAACTTAACCCTTTCTCCTGCCAAAAAGCAGCCTGTTTCTCAGGATAACCACCCGAAAATAACCAATATCCCCAAATCCAGTGGCATATGTGATTTGGAGTGCTTGGTTCAGGCGACAACAGTGACATGTGTTTCCTCTGTCAGTGAACATACCGCAGAGGAAACCAAATCAAAGTTATTGGAACCAAAGGATGCTCTTGCAGTTGCATCTGAACCCAGGACCAGTAatccagaaaggaaaatggaaggagagagtgTGTTGGTTAAATCTGTTGAGAATACTATGGGTTGTGATGTGCCCATTTGTGGTACAGAGACTCCCTTCTCAGCACCTGTGGAAATGGAACAAACAGAATCCTTGTTTCCATCATCAACAGAAATGGAACAAACCATTAATGGTGCCAGGGAAGCAGTTCCTGTGGTAATGGACATATTACAAACAAATGTTTCTCAAAACTTTGGCTTGGAATTGGATACTAAAAGAAATGTTGATTTAAATTCTTGTAGTGTTTCTGAAGGTATGGAGATGAAGGAGCCTTCTGCAACAAAAGTAGCTGAATCCAGTGACAGCATTTTGCAGCCttcagttgaagaaactgaaattttgcCAGTAGCCCTTTCAGAAGATGGTAACCCCAAATTTGAGCCTTCTCTTGTAGATACACCATTGGATGAAAGTAAGTCTTGTCATTTGGAGCCTTGCTCACCTAAAGAGACACAAGAATCTTCACTTCAGCAGTCTGCGATAGTGGACAACAGAATGGAAATCGGTGAAACAAACTCAGTATATAATGATGATGAGAATTCAGTTTTGAGCATTGACCTCAATCACCTGAGGCCTATTCCAGAAGCCATCAGTCCTCTGAATAGTCCAGTGAGACCTGTAGCAAAAGTTCTTAGACTGGAAAGCCCATCTCAAGTTTCATTATGTAATAACAGTCATAAAG ATATATTTCCATCAGATTCGGCTCAATCTACCTCTAAGAGCAAGTCTGATCTCAATAAGGAAAATCAAAAGCCAGTTTGCAAATCTGACAAATTTACAGATGCAGACTACCATAAGAATTCATCTTTAGATGAATTGGAAGAAGGAGAAATTATAAGCGACAGTGAAAAATCTAAACCACaagaaagttttgaaaaaagtGCCAAACCCAGAACTTCTACTGAAGTCCAGAATGCAAAAAGTAACCCAGGAAGTAGGAAAAGTACTATGCACTTGGGTAAAGACAGTAGGAAAACATCTATAAAAATTCATCAGACCAAAAGCAGATGGAATAATAATAGACAAAGTGAATCTAGCAGATCttcaaaaacagagaggaaagataAGACCATGAGTACCTCCAGCCTGGAAAAAATAGTTCCAATTATTGCTGCACCCTCTTCTGTACGAGAGATTATGCACATGTTACGAATGATAAGAAAACATGTaaggaaaaattatatgaaattcaaggtaaaattttcattaatacaATTTCATAGAATTATCGAGTCAGCAATTTTGAGTTTTACATCACTAATTAAACACCTTGACTTATCCAAGATCTCAAAGTCAGTGACTACCTTACAGAATAATCTCTGTGATGTTATAGAATCCAAACTTAAGCAAGTTAAAAAGAATGGCATTGTGGATCGTTTGTTTGAACAGCAGCTaccagatatgaaaaaaaaattgtggaagtTTGTAGAAGAAcagctggattatttgtttggaAAGCTTAAGAAAATCTTAGGAAAGTTTTGTGATTCCATAAACTTTGGCAGTGACAGTGATGAAGGAAAACgtgaaaagataaataaggaGAAAGCACAATATTCAAACTGTCAGAAGGGGAATGTGGACAACTCCAGCAAAGAAATGCTGAAAGAGAAATCCCCCAAATCGGAAGATTCTGTTAATCATAAGTCTGCACTTGGATGTAAAAAATCTGAGGAAAAACCTCAAGATAATTTCAGTATTAACACAGTAAAGcgtgacattaaaaaaagttctaacACTTGCTTTGATAACATTAAGAACTCTCAGTCTGAAGAACACTCCTTGGAACCAAACTGTCCCAGCATCCCAAAACCAGGAAAAATGGAAGGCAGCACCATAGAGGATGCACAAACATCCCAGCATGCAGCTTTGAAGCCAGAACGCAGTTTCGAGATTCTTACTGAACAGCAAGCATCTAGCCTTACTTTTAATTTAGTGAGCGATGCACAGATGGGTGAAATATTCAAAAGTTTGTTACAGGGTTCTGATCTTTTGGATAACAGTGTTAATTGTAATGAAAAAAGTGAGTGGGAGTTAAAGACTCCAGAAAAACAGCTGCTGGAGAGTCTTAAGTGCGAATCTATACCAACTTGTACAACTGACGAGCTGGTTTCAGGGGTGGTTTCTCCATGTCCTAAAATGATTAGTGATGACAATTGGTCATTATTGTCATCTGAGAAAGGTCCATCTTTGTCTTCAGGACTTTCTTTGCCAGTTCATCCTGATGTGTTGGATGAAAGTTGTATGTTTGAAGTGTCCACTAATATAGCTTTGAGTAAAGATAATGGATGTAGTTCAGAAAAGAGCAAGCCCTGCATTTCCTCCATACTTCTTGAAGATCTCGCAGTCTCTTTAACAGTACCATCACCTCTGAAGTCAGATGGTCATCTCAGTTTCTTAAAGCCTGAAGTTTTGTCTAGTTCAACTCCTGAAGAAGTTATTAGTGCCCATTTTAGTGAAGATGCCTTACTTGAAGAAGAGGATGCATCTGAACAAGATATTCATTTAGCTCTGGAGTCTGATAATTCGAGCAGCAAATCAAGTTGTTCTTCATCATGGACAAGTCGGTCTGTTACTCCAGGCTTTCAGTACCACCCCAACCTACCCATGCATGCTGTCATAATGGAAAAGTCCAATGATCATTTCATTGTGAAAATACGGCGTGCTGCGCCATCTACCTCCCCTAGTCTTAAACAGAATATGGTGGCTGACGAGTCATTGGCATCGTTGCCAAGAGTGGAAAAGGAAGCAGATAAAGCAGTGGAGAAAGAATATGTTTCATGTCAGAATGAAGTTTTTAAATCTGTGGAGGAATTAAATTCCAACAACAATGTTGACAGCAGTAAATCAGCTCCTGAAGAACAGGACTGTATGATACAAACACAGGTTCCTGATATATACGAATTTCTTAAAGATGCTTCAGGTAAAGTGAGTCATGGTAATGAAGTGGCTGATGAGTGTTTCAAGTTGCATCAAGTATGGGAACCAAAAGTACCTGAAAGCATTGAGGAATTGCCTCCAATGGAAGAAATTTCACATTCTGTTGAGGATCAACTTCCAGACACATATATAGACCTCACAAAAGATACAGTCACTGAGACCAAAAACTTGGGGGAATTCATAGAAGTAACAGTTTTAAATATTGATCAGTTGGGATGCTCTGAAGGCAATTTGGATCAGAATGCTCAAATACTAGATGATATGCAGCCTGATACTGTAGATGCTTTCATTGATTTGACACAAGAGGTTTCAAGTGAGAGTAAAAATGAGAGTAACCATCCTGCTTTAGGTGTTGAACGCTTGGAATGTCAGGTGATATGTGTGGATGAAGATAACTCTAAGGAAGGAAAGGTGCAAGTGGCAAACGGGCCTTTGGAATGCATTGTTGAAGAAGCCTGTATCGATTTGACCTCAGAACCTCCCAGTTCATGTGAAGTAAAAAAGGATGACTTAAAACCAGAATCGGCATCAAATTCTGATAGTTCAGTGTTGCCTGGGACTTTGGATAATGctcctaaaaagagaaaaaaactttctGATCTAAATCATTCTcataaaaaacagagaaaggaaacagacttAACCAGTAGGGAAAAGACTAAGAAAATTACCCATGATTCTGCTGAGAATGGTGAAGCTCACCGAAAGAAAGCCAGTAAGAAAAAGGCCCCTGCAGTGACTAAAGATCCCTCATCGTTGAAGTCAAGCCCAGGGATCGAGGAGCTGTCAGCAACTGCCACTTCTCCTATAAGCCTTTCTGCAAAGAATGTTattaaaaagaagggagaaattaTAGTTTTATGGACAAG aaaTGATGACCGGGAAATTTTATTGGAGTGTCAAAAAAGAGGGCCAtcactgaaaacattttcttatttagctGCCAAGTTGAATAAAAATCCATATCAG gtcTCAGAAAGATTCCAGCAGCTAATGAAGCTCTTTGAAAAGTCAAAATGCAG CAGGTACTAG